A region of the Fulvia fulva chromosome 7, complete sequence genome:
TCGTCGGCGCTGTCTTCGCCCAGGAATACGTTCCCACCGCCACTCAGGGCAGCGACTTTGGCGGTTCAATCCAGTGCAACCCAGCGCGCTCATCCTGCGTCGAGGTCAGCGGCACTCTCGTCCCAGCACCAACCAACGGCGCTGCCTTGGGTGGTCCAATTCAGTGCAACCCAGCACGTTCGTCCTGCGTCGAGGTCAGCGGCACTCTCGTCGCAGCACCAACCAACGGCGCTGCCTTTGGTGGTCCAATTCAGTGCAACCCAGCACGTTCGTCCTGCGTCGAGGTCAGCGGCACTCTCGTCCCAGCACCAACCAACGGCGCTGCCTACGGTGGCCCAATCCAGTGCAACCCAGCGCGCTCATCTTGCACTGAGATCAGCGGTACTCTCGTCCCAGTGACCACCGCCGCACCATCTACCCCAGGCAGCGGTTTCGGCGGCCCAATTCAGTGCAACCCAGCTCGCTCGTCGTGCACGGAGATCAGCGGTACTCTCGTCCCAGTGACCACCGCCGCACCATCTACCCCAGGCAGCGACTTCGGTGGCCCAATCCAGTGCAACCCAGCTCGCTCGTCTTGCACGGAGATCAGCGGTACTCTCGTCCCAGTGACCACCGCCGCACCATCTACCCCAGGCAGCGACTTCGGTGGCCCAATCCAGTGCAACCCAGCTCGCTCATCTTGCACGGAGATCAGCGGCACACTTGTCCCAGCATCCAGCCAGCCTACCGTGACCGCTGCCATTACCACCGGTGGCAGCAGCTACGGCGGCGCAATCCAGTGCAACCCAGCCCGCTCGTCGTGCATCACCGTCAGCGGTACCCTCCTCCCAGCACCAACCGGCGGCAAGAACGCAACCGCCACCACGGGCAAGCCAGCTGTCTACACTGGTGCTGCCGCTGCTCACATGATCGGTGGATTCTTGGCACCAATCTTGGGCGCTGCTGCTGCGCTGTTCTAAGCGCACGATGAGGAGGAAGTCGACAGATGGATGGCGATAAGATCACGACGACAGTACGCATGTACGATGACACAGACGTCTTGCGGAGGAATAGAAGGATCGATAGGCTTATTGATCCTCTTGTGTATTTAGCTTTCAATATACCTAATGACTTTGGACCCCGCAGCCACCATGCCTTTCTATCACGTTGTCTGACCGACTGACCTGTTCCGCCCAATTTTTCGACACACATTGGGTAGAGCTTCGTTTCCTGTCGTGTCTGACGTGGAGAAGATGACAGACAACAAGTCTCTCAATGTACAGCAGATTGTTCATACCACTGACCATGCTCGAAGACAACCCTCCTTGGCCTGCGGGGATGTCGTGGACTAGAGGTCGCTCAACTACGCCAGACCATTCGCGATCATCTCTCTCATACCACATCACCAACGACCCACAGAATGTCCCACACACAGCTATACGACCAGAACTCAACCTCACCCATATCCTCAACCAGCCAACCCAACACCCCCCAACCGGCTCTCCGCGACGACCTCAGTCTCAATCTCAATCTCAACTCCCCTCAACCCGCCGTGCACGCATATCCGCGGCCCTGACGTCGTATAAATTGACGGTCCAACAGCGGAATTTTCAGATCCTGCAAGTTCTCGTCGAACCATACGGAGGAGGAGATCCAAGAAGCACGTATCGCGCCAACTCATACGGAAGAGGAGGAGATTGAAGAAGCACGTCTCTCTATGAGCTCGAGCTGTTTGAATGGTATCTACTCGGACTGGGATCTAAAGAGGTGATTTCGCTCCGCGAACTCCTCCACCCCGAGAACCGCGAGGACAGCGAGGAGCTCGTAGAATCCCGTGAACTAGACGGCGTAGAACCCCCCCCCCAGTCCCAGTCCCAAGCAGACGCAGTGCGAGGCTGGGTCCCACATCATCTAGTAACGTCTCCTTGAGCACCGTCATGCCAGAATCCTTACCCGCCCCCAGATCTGGAGTATGTCATGACCCTCGCTCGCTCGCTCGCTCGCGAGCGGAGTTCTCGGACCACTGGCTGGTGAAAGCATCGTTTGTGGCCTGAGTTTGTGGGGTGGTGGGGATTTCACTACATGCAGTGTGCACTCTGGACTCATGTGAGTGAGTGAGTGAGTGAGTGGGAAGTTGCTGTTGCTGTTGCTGTCGGTGTCGGTGTCTCGATGGGGAGGGGGGGGGGGAGTGCGAGGTGCGGGGTTTGTTTTGTTCTGTCGGGCGAGGAAGTGAGGAAGTGAGGAAGTGAGGAAGAAGGATGGGGTGAGAGAGACGGAGCGGAAGGAGAGAGTGGAAATGGCGACGATACTGTATCCAAGAGTCCTTCTGGGCGTCGGAGTTGTACGATTCTATCGAAGAATTTCTAGCGTGGTATGCGCGTTGGCGAGGGGAATTTGGATTGGAGGTTATGCCGGTAGGGCAGTATCTTTGGAGCGCCGAGGAGGTTGAGGAGACGGAGAGGTGGGTTCGGGGTGAGGGTGGTTGATGTTGATGGGATCGTGGCGATGGCGTGCAGGAAATGTAGATTCCTGGTTGACCTCTGCTACATCGGTGTTTTTGATGAAATGGATAGCAGTCTGTACCCTGCAAGACGGACGAGGATTGCGATGGTGTACTCGTCGTGAGCAGCCGTGGCAGCTTTTGTTGTCATCATCATAACATATCATATGGCCAACTGTCTGCTCCGAATGGGTGCCAACATCTCAAGTGGCCAGTTGCCTGACAGCATTGTACATTGTGCTATTTGCACAGAGCTGCGATCGAGGGGTCTATATGTACAAGCTGCCGTGTCCCGCCATGAGACATTCGTTGGTCTCGGGGTCTCGAGGAGGCATTGTCGCGTGTTCAAGAGCTGAGCCGCGCAGGACGTGATACTCGGGTTCTGCGCGGAGCTATTTCCTGCAAGACCAGCCTATGATGACGCCGTGGCGACAGGCTTCTTCGGCAGTACCCTGTTCACCGTATTCGTCGCACTCGGGCTCGCCGTTGCCGACTTGTACGCCGTCGCCGCCTTGGGCGCCACACCACCGCTCTGTGTATTCCCAACCGGCGAGCTCTGCCCTGGGAAAGTAACCTCCTTCAATGGATACTTCAGATCATCATCTTTTCGCATCCAGTGCTTCCTCCTCTTCTTGGTCACAACGTGTTCCACCATCATCTCTTTACCCATCTCCGCCATGAACTTCCTGATGAAGCGAGGATCCCAGAGCTCGGATGCGATGCCCAAATCCTTGCAGCAGCGCATGAGGGCGTTGGATTTGCAGCCTTCAGTGGCGGTGGGGATGCCGTCGGGGTCGAAGTATTGTTGTTCGCCGCGGGCGATGCTGATCAGTCTGGGGAGTGTGTTAGTGAAGTCCGTGTACATGTCGCATGATTGATCGCACCTTCCGCCAGCGACGAGACCATACTCTCGCGTAACGATGTTGCCTGTGACTATCGTCTCTCCGCGTGGCGCAAGCCCCCATCCGCCTGGTCCGAATGCCTGGTTCAGGATGCGGCGGTACTTGATCTCGGGCAGGTATACAATGCCATCTGGCTTGATCTCGATGTCGTTGAACTCTAGGCGCTGCTGCAGAATGTCGGACTGCTCTTTGGCGAAAGGCGCTGCGGAGAGGCCATGGAATGATCGCGTCCAGTCGACCTGCTTCTCATCCTCGCCGAGTACTGGCGGTGGATCATCCAGGCCTTCCGTCAATGATCGCCGTGGTTCCGACTCGTCTGACGGAGATAGCTCGTTTGCGACTTGCGCTGTGTTCACTGCTGCTCGCGATGGGGATGGGGTCGTTGGCGCTGCTGCTGGTTGTTGCCATCTCCGGGCAGTCGTCGATACCGCGCGCGATTGGAGTGCCGCTCGCCGGCAAGCTCGATGTACAGGGTGTCTGCATAATGGCGCTTCTACCAGGGCGACGAGGCCAGCGACGGCGTGTCGCGATGCCGTCCAGTTCATCACGTGTGTGCTCGATCACTTTCCGTCGCTCGGAACATTGGAGTCGACAACTCCTGGTCGCGCAGCGGAATCAGATCCGATGTCCGTGCTCAAAAAGATGGCATGCACTTGGACAGAGCTCGCATGACTGGACATATCCTGTTCGATACCATCCATATTGTACACTGTCTACACTCACACTCTGTCTGGAGTGACTGCGTAGCGGCGCACTATACAAGACACGATCTGAGAGGAGCGTAGTCTAGCCAGCGCCACGCCGACCAATGCCGCACACCTGAACACGGCGGACGGACGTCAGACATCCTTCGAGTCTGTCCTCTGCTCATTGCCCTGCCGCTTCCAGCATTGCTTGAAGGCCTCCATCTGTGATGCGGTGGTCAGTCCATTCCCTTCTCGCCGCAGATCGCTGTCACAGGCTGAAATCCGGTAGGCTCCGACCTCGGTCAAATTACTGACCTCGTCTTTACAAGCTCGCCAGTCCTTCTTATCCCGAAAGCAGTCATTCAAAGTCGCGTTCTCGTCTGCTACTGATCAATTGCAGCTCCTGCAGGCCCGCAGGGCTTGTGCCACCATACATACCTGAACAGCCAGTGCTGAAGATTCTCTTGTCCCTGGACTTTGTCAGCTGCTTCCAAGGTCGTCAAGGCGGGATTGGAAGGCACCATTCATCAGCTTCATCATCTTCGTCGGGCTTGGTAGCATCTGTCTGGCCTTTCTGCGTGTTCGACATCACCATCGTTCGAATCAAGTAATCTTGTCAGAAGGCAAGAAGAACGGAACAGAAATCCAACACATCATCATCCCCACACGTGACCGCTAGCTCACAAGCACGAAGGATAATGTCGAGCCAGAAGAGGGTCAATGTCCTCATCTATGCCGGCGCCGGTGCTTCCCTGTCATCAGTCCGCCATGCAACATGGTCTCTGCGCAGGCTTCTTGGACCGCACTACTCCATTCAGGCCATCTCAGCCGACCAAATCTTGAAGGAACCATGGCCAAACACATGTGCGCTTCTCGTCTTCCCAGGTGGAGCTGACACGGGCTACTGTCGTGCTCTGGACGGAGCTGGCAATCGCCGCATCAAGCAGTACGTGCGAATGGGCGGCAAGTATCTTGGCCTTTGCGCAGGAGGATACTATGGATCGAGCAAATGCGAGTTTGAGGTTGGGAAGAAAGGCATGGAAGTTGTGGGAGACAGAGACTTGGCCTTCTTTCCTGGAACATGCAGAGGACTCGCCTTTCCAGGATTCGTCTACCAGAGCGAAGCGGGTGCACGAGCGGTGGAGCTGAGCATCAGCGAGACTGCGTTTCCTCATACAGTGCTTGATGATTTCATCAGCTACTACAATGGCGGTGGTGTGTTCGTCGACGCTGAGAAGTACGCAGAACAAGGAGTGGAAGTCTTGGCACAATACCACGAAGAGCTCAACGTCGAAGGAGGAGAGGCGAAGGCCGCTGTAGTATACTGCAAGGTTGGTGAAGGTGCAGCGATTCTGACTGGTCCACACCCGGAGTAAGCTTCCCTTCCTATTATCAAGCCACCGTGCTAACATTTCAGATTCGCCGGCAACAACCTCAACCGCACCGAAGAATCCAACCCGAACTATGCCTCGTTGGTTGACACTTTGCTCGCCGACGACGAGAAGCGAACAGAGTTTATGAAAGCTTCGCTCAAGAGGTTGGGGCTCGAAGTGAGCGAGGACACTTTAGCGGTACCATCCCTCTCTCGTTTGCACCTCTCTGCAGCACAGCCCGGCCAGATTGAAGAGTTATTGCAGTCGTGGCAGAAAGCTGGCCTCGTCAGCTCCGAGCACGACGGCGACTTCATCGGAGGCGAGCAGGATACTTTCAAGGTCGAAAAAGATGATAGCTGGAACATGGCCAACATGAAAGATGCTCTGCCTTCGCCTGTGAAGAAAGCAGCAGACGTCTTGATGGACGCTGTTTCAACGCCTTCGAAAGCCAAACCTAGGCCTTCAGCGACCACCCAAGAGAGTGATCGGGCGCAGGCTGACCCAAGTCCTGACAGGCCTCTCGACTATGACGCTCTCACGAAAGGCATGACATTGCACGTGAAGTCGCTACCCGATCTGAAGGCTACGCCGCACTTCAGCCACCATCAATTCTTCCATCACCTCAAAACAATCCAGGCCAAGCAGCCGGGCATCTCTGGCGACTTCGGTCGTATATTGATGTACGGCGAAGTGGTCACGAGCACGCAGACTCTACTCGAGAAGAACACCACTCTACTATCACACCTCCCCATTGGCACAACCTGCACAGCAACCACCCAGATCTC
Encoded here:
- a CDS encoding Biotin--protein ligase translates to MSSQKRVNVLIYAGAGASLSSVRHATWSLRRLLGPHYSIQAISADQILKEPWPNTCALLVFPGGADTGYCRALDGAGNRRIKQYVRMGGKYLGLCAGGYYGSSKCEFEVGKKGMEVVGDRDLAFFPGTCRGLAFPGFVYQSEAGARAVELSISETAFPHTVLDDFISYYNGGGVFVDAEKYAEQGVEVLAQYHEELNVEGGEAKAAVVYCKVGEGAAILTGPHPEFAGNNLNRTEESNPNYASLVDTLLADDEKRTEFMKASLKRLGLEVSEDTLAVPSLSRLHLSAAQPGQIEELLQSWQKAGLVSSEHDGDFIGGEQDTFKVEKDDSWNMANMKDALPSPVKKAADVLMDAVSTPSKAKPRPSATTQESDRAQADPSPDRPLDYDALTKGMTLHVKSLPDLKATPHFSHHQFFHHLKTIQAKQPGISGDFGRILMYGEVVTSTQTLLEKNTTLLSHLPIGTTCTATTQISGRGRGTNVWVSPPGTLVFSTVMKHSMSNKAAQVVFVQYIAALAIVAGIQNYGSGYEKLPIRLKWPNDIYALKPTSDPSREEYVKIGGILVNSSYSGGDYTLIVGIGLNLDNAAPTTSINQLAAKQSLEPLTPEPLLASILTQFEMLFAKFCVNGFDQRFESQYYESWLHTDQLVTLEMEGNVKARIKGITSDYGLLVAEEEGGAGKRFMLQSDGNSFDFFRGLVRVKG
- a CDS encoding Mitochondrial genome maintenance protein, encoding MNWTASRHAVAGLVALVEAPLCRHPVHRACRRAALQSRAVSTTARRWQQPAAAPTTPSPSRAAVNTAQVANELSPSDESEPRRSLTEGLDDPPPVLGEDEKQVDWTRSFHGLSAAPFAKEQSDILQQRLEFNDIEIKPDGIVYLPEIKYRRILNQAFGPGGWGLAPRGETIVTGNIVTREYGLVAGGRLISIARGEQQYFDPDGIPTATEGCKSNALMRCCKDLGIASELWDPRFIRKFMAEMGKEMMVEHVVTKKRRKHWMRKDDDLKYPLKEVTFPGQSSPVGNTQSGGVAPKAATAYKSATASPSATNTVNRVLPKKPVATASS
- a CDS encoding Cytochrome oxidase assembly factor 4, with the translated sequence MSNTQKGQTDATKPDEDDEADEWDKRIFSTGCSDENATLNDCFRDKKDWRACKDEMEAFKQCWKRQGNEQRTDSKDV